The proteins below are encoded in one region of Haladaptatus sp. R4:
- a CDS encoding class I adenylate-forming enzyme family protein, translated as MSLASKRHADRWGDRTAIVDGDERVSYTELAARVETAAGRLTALEVGHGDRVALVSRNRVEVLVYLFAVRRVGGVFAPVSHHLTPATVSEPMAQIDPDLVLFESAQRDLVRQFDARSFEEFDRVTPNDAQSVEWDENEGDGRDTTLLVHTEDGTRVVSLSNRAVEWNCRAATAGWGLGRNDCTLTVRPLSLPDCLLGFALPLLTVGGRVVLRRVVRPGGRVVRDREPRRDLHGGRSTEFRELVDEGGSLTNRSSLDWARARGHVPPDVREAFPVPLLRVYGRPETGPNVLRESPGSEGTLYPFPSYAVRIGDGTKTDEEIGELFVSGPATASGSLDGEAFGEWVPTGDVFRRGPKDSEDSNESNGYVLVADDEAIESGAEPIHPWAVETVLESHPDVRAAGIVETVAETGGMASKALVVGDVSPGELREFAEERLAAHEVPRSIESVPSLPRHSSGELDRGELRRRFGTWNSEGG; from the coding sequence ATGTCGCTCGCATCGAAGCGACACGCCGATCGCTGGGGAGATCGGACGGCAATCGTGGACGGGGACGAGCGGGTTTCCTATACCGAACTGGCAGCGCGCGTCGAGACGGCAGCGGGCCGACTCACTGCGCTCGAAGTCGGACACGGGGATAGGGTAGCCCTCGTCTCCAGAAATCGCGTCGAAGTCCTGGTTTACCTGTTCGCCGTCCGCCGCGTCGGCGGCGTGTTCGCACCAGTTTCACATCACTTGACACCGGCTACCGTCTCGGAACCGATGGCGCAAATCGATCCCGACCTCGTGCTGTTCGAGTCGGCACAGCGCGATCTCGTTCGGCAGTTCGACGCCCGTTCGTTCGAGGAGTTCGACCGCGTGACGCCGAACGACGCACAATCGGTCGAGTGGGATGAGAACGAAGGGGACGGTCGAGACACCACCCTACTGGTTCACACCGAGGACGGAACGCGAGTCGTCAGTCTGTCGAACCGGGCAGTGGAATGGAACTGTCGCGCGGCCACCGCTGGCTGGGGTCTCGGCAGAAACGACTGTACGCTCACCGTACGTCCGCTGTCACTCCCGGATTGTTTGCTCGGCTTCGCGCTTCCGCTCCTCACGGTCGGCGGCCGAGTCGTGCTCCGGCGTGTCGTTCGACCCGGCGGACGCGTTGTTCGCGATCGAGAACCACGGCGTGACCTGCATGGAGGGCGGTCGACCGAGTTCCGCGAACTGGTCGACGAAGGGGGGTCGCTGACGAACCGCTCGTCGCTCGACTGGGCGCGAGCCCGCGGCCACGTGCCGCCGGACGTGCGCGAAGCGTTCCCGGTTCCACTGCTCCGCGTCTACGGCCGTCCGGAGACGGGACCGAACGTCCTCCGCGAGTCGCCGGGGTCGGAGGGAACGCTCTATCCGTTCCCGAGCTATGCGGTTCGAATCGGAGACGGGACGAAAACGGACGAGGAGATCGGTGAACTGTTCGTCAGCGGTCCGGCGACGGCCAGCGGGTCCCTCGACGGCGAGGCGTTCGGCGAGTGGGTGCCGACGGGCGACGTGTTCCGACGTGGACCGAAGGACTCGGAGGATTCGAACGAGTCGAACGGCTACGTCCTCGTCGCCGACGACGAAGCCATCGAAAGCGGAGCGGAACCGATCCACCCCTGGGCAGTCGAGACGGTGCTCGAATCACATCCGGACGTGCGCGCTGCGGGCATCGTCGAAACCGTCGCGGAGACCGGAGGGATGGCATCGAAGGCGCTCGTCGTCGGGGACGTTTCGCCGGGCGAACTCAGGGAGTTCGCGGAGGAACGACTCGCGGCGCACGAAGTGCCACGGTCCATCGAATCGGTCCCGTCGCTTCCTCGGCATTCGAGCGGCGAACTCGACCGGGGTGAGCTACGCCGACGGTTTGGAACGTGGAACTCCGAGGGCGGGTAG
- a CDS encoding helix-turn-helix domain-containing protein gives MLPGIRATVEFRTPEGCPLAKHSALAETTIHSVAVSARPSDDTELVTEFSMDAEYDPEGDITPIFSHGTTRRYRFVHEDGVSCPCECLGQHGCPITRYDIREGTLILVFYADGYDQLQDVIADLRERFPDVDIKRFIRSPAGERTRDLVFVDRGKLTARQRQILRKSYEMGYFERPRQANATEIAEALDINPSTFSEHLAAAESKILDDLF, from the coding sequence ATGTTACCTGGAATCCGAGCAACCGTGGAGTTTCGGACGCCCGAAGGGTGTCCGCTCGCCAAACACTCGGCGTTGGCGGAAACCACTATCCACTCGGTCGCCGTGAGCGCTCGCCCCTCTGACGACACGGAACTCGTAACCGAATTTTCGATGGACGCGGAGTACGACCCGGAGGGGGATATCACGCCGATATTCTCGCACGGGACGACGCGACGGTATCGGTTCGTCCACGAGGACGGTGTAAGCTGCCCGTGTGAGTGCTTGGGGCAACATGGCTGTCCGATCACCCGCTACGATATTCGGGAGGGGACGCTGATACTGGTTTTCTACGCCGATGGCTACGACCAACTACAGGACGTTATCGCTGATCTCCGTGAGCGCTTTCCCGACGTGGACATCAAACGGTTCATTCGTTCTCCAGCGGGGGAACGGACTCGTGATCTCGTCTTCGTGGACCGGGGCAAGCTAACGGCTCGCCAACGGCAGATTCTCCGAAAATCGTACGAAATGGGGTATTTCGAGCGCCCGCGACAGGCGAACGCGACGGAAATCGCCGAAGCGCTCGACATCAACCCCTCCACGTTCAGCGAACACCTCGCGGCAGCGGAGTCGAAAATCCTCGACGACTTGTTCTGA
- a CDS encoding alpha/beta fold hydrolase, translating to MPFAEHDGTSIYYETDGSSKHDTVAFVGDAAYGAWQWGWQHAAVTGPFESLVWDHRGTGKSDAPDGPYSVAEMAGDLDAVLADHGVRKAHLVGAGLGGMVALHYAKQFSRAKTLTLIGTAADGSSLAPDVRDRLLAEKTPDALHESLRPAVSEEAFAAGLEDVVEWRLADDASLPAQRAQFAALEAFDVSDELYEITTPAIVCHGTDDRVIPVEAGKELADGLPRGELVTFEDAPHLVHVEHSKAVNDALLDFLARHVDETFD from the coding sequence ATGCCTTTCGCGGAACACGATGGAACTTCGATCTACTACGAGACGGACGGGTCGTCGAAACACGATACGGTGGCGTTCGTGGGTGATGCGGCCTACGGCGCGTGGCAGTGGGGATGGCAACACGCCGCCGTCACCGGGCCGTTCGAGTCGCTGGTGTGGGACCACCGCGGGACGGGGAAGTCCGACGCGCCGGACGGACCCTACTCGGTCGCGGAGATGGCGGGCGACTTGGATGCGGTGCTGGCCGACCACGGGGTCAGAAAAGCTCACCTCGTCGGTGCCGGACTGGGTGGGATGGTCGCGCTCCACTACGCGAAGCAGTTCTCGCGCGCGAAGACGCTGACGCTCATCGGCACGGCGGCGGACGGGTCCTCCCTCGCGCCGGACGTTCGGGACCGCCTGCTGGCCGAAAAGACACCCGACGCGCTTCACGAGTCGCTCCGACCGGCCGTGAGCGAGGAAGCGTTCGCGGCCGGACTGGAGGACGTGGTGGAGTGGCGGCTCGCGGACGACGCCTCCCTCCCCGCCCAGCGTGCCCAATTCGCGGCGCTAGAGGCGTTCGACGTGAGCGACGAACTGTACGAAATAACGACGCCGGCAATCGTTTGTCACGGCACCGACGACCGAGTGATCCCCGTGGAGGCCGGAAAGGAACTGGCCGATGGACTGCCACGCGGCGAGTTGGTGACGTTCGAGGACGCGCCACATCTCGTTCACGTCGAGCACTCGAAGGCGGTCAACGACGCACTGCTCGACTTCCTCGCCCGACACGTTGACGAGACGTTCGACTAA
- a CDS encoding pyridoxamine 5'-phosphate oxidase family protein: MALDQQVELSTEETDTILGDHETGVLSLARENDPYAIPISYGYDVENRRFYLRLVSTPQSEKRRFLASAPQARLVVYDENGNLYRSVVATGTLREISRDELTVEHIEQYGEAKRPLFEIWGESKQNLDIQLYQLTPDELSGRRVRVERESDVE; this comes from the coding sequence ATGGCTTTGGATCAGCAGGTCGAGCTATCTACAGAGGAGACGGATACAATCCTTGGCGATCACGAAACCGGCGTGCTCTCACTCGCGCGCGAGAACGATCCGTACGCCATTCCGATTTCATACGGCTACGACGTCGAGAACCGGCGGTTCTACTTACGATTGGTTTCGACACCACAGAGCGAGAAGCGGCGCTTTCTGGCGTCCGCGCCACAAGCCCGTCTCGTCGTGTACGACGAGAACGGGAATCTGTATCGAAGCGTCGTCGCAACCGGAACCCTCCGGGAGATTTCGCGGGACGAGTTGACCGTCGAGCATATCGAACAGTACGGCGAGGCGAAACGTCCGCTGTTCGAGATTTGGGGCGAATCGAAGCAGAATCTCGATATTCAGCTCTACCAACTCACGCCGGACGAGTTGAGCGGCCGCCGAGTGAGAGTCGAGCGGGAGAGCGACGTCGAGTAG
- a CDS encoding ATP-binding cassette domain-containing protein translates to MTDAIRAEDVHVVYPDGTEAVNGVDMRVPEGEFFGFLGPNGAGKTTTIRTLVTLLRPTDGAVTVNGYDVAEDPKSVRRSVGYMAQETSIDEELTARENVEYMAAAYGIPKPDRGERADELLDLADLLDVADKSAKTFSGGMKKRLDAVTALVHRPPVVFLDEPTTGLDPKARNRLWDYFREINREGTTVFLTTQYLEEADQLCDRISLIKDGEIDLTGSPDELKREVGGDILELELAPSDADVATRIAESGDVFDDAVVTETTNGISVGSTRIRTNTPDYFVALREAGVEIDGFDVRSPTLDDVFLAVTGEGVEAEEAVESNTEVML, encoded by the coding sequence ATGACCGACGCGATTCGCGCCGAGGACGTTCACGTCGTCTACCCCGACGGTACCGAGGCCGTCAACGGCGTGGACATGCGCGTTCCGGAGGGCGAGTTCTTCGGCTTCCTCGGTCCGAACGGGGCCGGGAAGACGACGACGATTCGAACGCTCGTCACGCTGTTGCGACCGACCGACGGCGCGGTGACGGTGAACGGCTACGACGTGGCCGAGGACCCGAAGAGCGTCCGCCGGTCGGTCGGCTACATGGCACAGGAGACGAGCATCGACGAGGAGTTGACCGCCCGCGAGAACGTCGAGTACATGGCGGCCGCGTACGGCATCCCAAAGCCCGATCGCGGCGAGCGCGCGGACGAACTGCTCGACCTCGCCGACCTGCTGGACGTCGCGGACAAGTCGGCGAAAACCTTCTCCGGTGGGATGAAAAAGCGACTCGACGCTGTCACCGCGCTGGTCCACCGCCCGCCGGTCGTCTTCCTCGACGAACCGACGACCGGACTCGACCCGAAGGCGCGCAACCGCCTCTGGGACTACTTCCGCGAGATAAACCGCGAGGGAACCACGGTGTTCCTCACGACGCAGTACTTGGAGGAAGCGGACCAACTGTGCGACCGAATTTCGCTCATCAAGGACGGCGAAATCGACCTGACCGGCTCCCCGGACGAACTCAAACGCGAGGTCGGCGGCGATATCCTCGAACTCGAACTCGCGCCGTCCGACGCGGACGTGGCGACCCGCATCGCCGAATCGGGTGACGTGTTCGACGACGCCGTCGTCACCGAGACGACGAACGGCATCTCGGTCGGGTCCACGAGGATTCGAACGAACACCCCCGACTACTTCGTCGCGCTTCGTGAGGCGGGCGTGGAAATCGACGGTTTCGACGTTCGCTCGCCGACGCTCGACGACGTGTTCCTCGCGGTGACGGGCGAAGGTGTCGAAGCGGAGGAGGCGGTCGAATCGAACACGGAGGTGATGTTATGA
- a CDS encoding helix-turn-helix domain-containing protein, with the protein MDDGIPDAEEIIERGRRYRDELDEYGEPEQKETVAELFTLLGRAYALPVLHLFSLNEGPLRFSDLEDRLDVSPTTLSKRLSELTDAGLLTRHSYDEIPPRVEYEPTDAANGLAPVFIHLYEWASVYDLDGDGD; encoded by the coding sequence ATGGACGACGGCATTCCGGACGCGGAGGAGATCATCGAACGCGGACGACGGTATCGGGACGAACTCGATGAGTACGGGGAACCCGAGCAAAAAGAGACGGTCGCGGAACTGTTCACGCTGCTCGGGCGTGCCTATGCCCTCCCTGTCCTCCACCTCTTCTCCCTGAACGAGGGACCGCTTCGATTCTCCGACCTCGAAGACCGACTCGACGTGTCGCCGACGACGCTCTCCAAACGGCTCTCGGAACTCACCGATGCGGGGCTTTTGACCCGTCACTCCTACGACGAGATACCGCCGCGAGTCGAGTACGAACCGACCGACGCCGCCAACGGTCTCGCGCCGGTTTTCATCCACCTCTACGAGTGGGCGTCGGTCTACGACCTCGACGGCGATGGCGATTGA
- a CDS encoding DoxX family membrane protein — protein MVENVNTSLLGREVSFDFSGPWSSYVIVLTRLLVGWWFTAAGLEKFANLWYAPAESFDASGWLIHGTTAAPDWLHGFLVWAGNTGWLLAFANVMIPLGELLIGLGVLFGVLTRLASFFGAFLLFFFYLGGADFANGYVTGELLGILLFVQLIVFGAGRIWGLDAIIEGTDFVNDHTWMRYLLG, from the coding sequence ATGGTAGAAAACGTCAACACAAGTCTCCTCGGAAGGGAGGTCTCGTTCGACTTCTCGGGTCCGTGGTCGAGTTACGTGATCGTTCTCACGCGCCTCCTCGTCGGCTGGTGGTTCACCGCCGCGGGTCTCGAAAAGTTCGCAAATCTCTGGTACGCCCCCGCGGAATCGTTCGACGCGAGCGGATGGCTCATCCACGGTACGACCGCTGCACCGGACTGGCTTCACGGCTTCCTCGTGTGGGCCGGAAACACGGGATGGCTCCTCGCCTTCGCGAACGTCATGATCCCGCTCGGTGAACTGCTGATCGGTCTCGGTGTGCTTTTCGGCGTTCTCACCCGCCTCGCGTCGTTTTTCGGCGCGTTCCTGTTGTTCTTCTTCTATCTCGGCGGTGCCGACTTCGCCAACGGCTACGTGACCGGCGAGTTGCTGGGAATTCTCCTCTTCGTGCAGCTTATCGTGTTCGGCGCCGGTCGAATTTGGGGACTCGACGCCATCATCGAGGGAACTGACTTCGTGAACGACCACACGTGGATGCGGTACCTGCTCGGCTAA
- a CDS encoding type 1 glutamine amidotransferase yields MSRLRIAFLNAAHGDTNTRRNFRRELDADLVEFDATERHLPDSFDFDAAVISGSRASVYWDEDWIPPLKSWVDDAIETGMPMLGICYGHQLLADVLGGDVRDMGEYEIGYRVVEHTGESVLFEGIDREFTAFTTHSDEVAELPPGATPIAENEYSNHGFRKGDVFGLQFHPEYDTDTAEEVTQGKDLAEERLQKVLDGINEENFTAACETKLVFENFTEYVRDVQEPAAD; encoded by the coding sequence ATGAGTCGGCTCCGAATCGCATTTTTGAACGCCGCACACGGCGATACGAACACGCGACGAAACTTCCGTCGCGAACTCGACGCGGACCTCGTCGAGTTCGACGCGACCGAACGCCACCTTCCCGACAGTTTCGACTTCGACGCGGCCGTCATCTCCGGGTCGCGCGCGTCGGTGTACTGGGACGAAGATTGGATTCCACCCCTCAAATCGTGGGTGGACGACGCCATCGAGACCGGAATGCCGATGCTCGGCATCTGCTACGGCCATCAACTGCTGGCCGACGTTCTCGGCGGCGACGTTCGTGACATGGGCGAGTACGAAATCGGCTATCGAGTCGTCGAGCACACCGGCGAATCCGTGCTGTTCGAGGGTATCGACCGCGAATTTACCGCGTTCACGACCCACTCGGACGAAGTCGCGGAGCTCCCGCCGGGTGCGACGCCCATCGCGGAAAACGAATACTCGAACCACGGCTTCCGAAAGGGGGACGTGTTCGGACTCCAGTTCCATCCCGAGTACGACACCGACACCGCCGAGGAGGTCACGCAGGGCAAGGACCTCGCGGAGGAACGCCTTCAGAAAGTGTTGGACGGCATCAACGAGGAAAACTTCACGGCAGCCTG
- a CDS encoding HD domain-containing protein: MQAIKDSVHDYVELPAVAAALLDTAPVQRLRHIKQLSTVRLVYPSANHTRFEHSIGVTHLAGQAVDRLGIDDRRATAVQAAALLHDVGHGPYGHQTEGIIERRLGRHHDEVVDLLDHGELAAVLERYDLNPKEIAALVAGEGELGQLVAGELDVDRMDYLVRDAHHTGVPYGTVDYGRLLSALRFADGNLVLADGNVQTAESLLVARALMNATVYRHHVSRIAGAMLERTSERLLDSTEISSEKFQRFTDAELLAALRNCEETAAIANRIAERNLFKRAVWAEWGAVPDDVVTTSHESVREFERDIAAKAGVEPEHVLLDTPGEPSMPESSSRVVVNGEIRRLADQSPLVQGLQESQRTQWRLGVYAPEATTDDVERAAKSVLGLAR; this comes from the coding sequence ATGCAGGCGATCAAGGATAGCGTTCACGACTACGTGGAACTCCCGGCGGTCGCGGCGGCGTTGCTGGACACGGCACCCGTCCAGCGCTTGCGACACATCAAGCAGTTGAGTACGGTTCGGCTGGTGTATCCGTCGGCGAACCACACGCGATTCGAACACAGCATCGGCGTCACCCACCTAGCGGGACAGGCTGTGGACCGCCTCGGAATCGACGACCGCCGAGCGACGGCGGTGCAAGCCGCGGCCTTGCTTCACGACGTGGGGCACGGCCCCTACGGCCACCAGACCGAGGGCATCATCGAACGGCGACTGGGCAGACATCACGACGAAGTCGTGGACCTGCTCGATCACGGGGAACTGGCCGCGGTGCTCGAACGCTACGACCTGAATCCGAAGGAAATCGCCGCACTCGTCGCTGGCGAGGGCGAACTCGGCCAACTCGTGGCGGGCGAACTCGACGTTGATCGAATGGATTACCTCGTGCGCGACGCCCACCACACCGGCGTCCCCTACGGCACCGTGGATTACGGTCGCCTACTCAGTGCACTCCGGTTCGCGGACGGCAACCTCGTGCTGGCGGACGGAAACGTCCAGACCGCGGAAAGCCTCCTCGTCGCCCGCGCGTTGATGAACGCCACCGTCTACCGCCACCACGTCTCCCGAATCGCTGGTGCGATGCTGGAACGGACGAGCGAGCGACTGCTGGATTCGACGGAGATATCGTCCGAGAAATTCCAGCGATTCACCGACGCCGAACTGCTCGCGGCGCTCCGAAACTGCGAGGAGACGGCGGCGATTGCGAACCGAATCGCCGAACGAAACCTGTTCAAACGCGCGGTGTGGGCCGAATGGGGGGCGGTCCCGGACGACGTCGTGACGACGAGCCACGAGTCGGTCCGGGAGTTCGAGCGCGACATCGCCGCGAAGGCAGGGGTCGAACCCGAACACGTCCTGCTCGACACGCCCGGGGAACCGAGCATGCCCGAATCGTCGAGTCGAGTGGTCGTCAACGGCGAAATCAGGCGGCTGGCCGACCAATCCCCGCTGGTGCAGGGATTGCAGGAGTCACAGCGAACGCAGTGGCGGTTGGGCGTGTACGCGCCGGAAGCGACGACGGACGACGTTGAACGCGCGGCGAAATCGGTTCTCGGACTGGCACGCTGA
- a CDS encoding ABC transporter permease has translation MSTDTDNHHKLAPGNGFLGDTWVNMRRWLLKSVRNPFIVTSSIVQPLIFLVLFSQVFGQVTGGAIGGPGQDIKYISFLLPAIVIQVSLVAAASSGIGLVNDIETGMFAKALVSPMNRGAVFLGKTLAEVARICVQIIIVVVVGVALGANIATGFLGVLALMFIGILFSIWFTALSNVVGIQTEDTESTIIAVNFLQLPLLFVSSAFLPVDRLPQWIQYISAVNPITYGVDAARALVITGWEWDTILPSIAVLIVLDLILAGLALVVIRRATSASAR, from the coding sequence ATGAGCACCGATACGGACAACCACCACAAGCTCGCGCCCGGGAACGGCTTCCTCGGCGACACGTGGGTGAACATGCGGCGGTGGCTGCTCAAATCGGTTCGAAACCCGTTCATCGTCACGTCCTCCATCGTCCAGCCGCTCATCTTCCTCGTCCTGTTCTCGCAGGTGTTCGGACAGGTCACGGGTGGCGCTATCGGCGGACCCGGTCAGGACATCAAGTACATCAGTTTCCTCCTGCCCGCCATCGTCATTCAGGTGTCGCTCGTCGCCGCCGCGAGTTCCGGTATCGGGCTGGTCAACGACATCGAGACGGGAATGTTCGCGAAGGCGCTCGTCTCGCCGATGAATCGCGGAGCGGTGTTCCTCGGGAAGACGCTCGCCGAAGTCGCCCGTATCTGCGTGCAGATCATCATCGTCGTCGTGGTCGGCGTCGCCCTCGGAGCGAACATCGCCACGGGATTCCTCGGCGTGCTCGCGCTGATGTTCATCGGCATCCTGTTCTCGATTTGGTTCACGGCGCTCTCGAACGTCGTCGGGATTCAGACCGAGGACACTGAATCGACTATCATCGCCGTGAACTTCCTACAACTCCCGTTGCTGTTCGTCTCCAGCGCGTTCCTGCCGGTCGACCGGCTACCGCAGTGGATTCAGTACATCAGCGCCGTCAATCCCATCACTTACGGCGTCGATGCGGCGCGCGCGCTCGTCATCACCGGCTGGGAGTGGGACACCATCCTCCCGTCGATTGCCGTCCTCATCGTCCTCGACCTCATCCTCGCCGGACTCGCGTTGGTCGTGATTCGACGCGCCACCAGCGCCAGTGCGCGGTGA